The following proteins are encoded in a genomic region of Grus americana isolate bGruAme1 chromosome 5, bGruAme1.mat, whole genome shotgun sequence:
- the LOC129207213 gene encoding inositol 1,4,5-trisphosphate receptor-interacting protein-like 1, which yields MAIAKFFALLVQSIIQCPQMVGDELDEATRERMEQRAEHLSREMTRLLQELEQRSLEQSIREQRTQEQSGVAWGALLFSTLQHWQFWAIAGVLVVLFGLCWWLRKRSHEADNSSDEESSNSDREQLEEEEEQEDEESEGEDPDDERDLGRIFAKRIQWPVQNLSYRSRVVQELVGNLLRVFQELFSNSFFPMLQPGIRVGSTFEGWSPHEDDAVYCLLMPLKPPQGHAFHLEMSTAGDMPAKDSCVRVELECTCAREKLVKNMLCFLHHSEEELRRNQGPSLLCTLCTDSYLDVEKTACWFQNSVRSAWVVLPQSRHYHMKVLPSSRSCKLQLTSASRRTLFVEMIFGVQQGDSDIFLSSQTTEAIFTPNTMWPETYAVAEAKFFSYIARQAPRDSFHLKCLQLCTRILVGTGFSTYTFKTAMMHLLISVPLSCWRRRHFLLRLEDIMRYLHCCLENKRLDHFFFGNENMPEEILLPPAFRMAEPFNLFQHLAQDPAAHDKVLCEFDELQDRLTRLLFYGH from the coding sequence ATGGCTATCGCAAAATTCTTCGCCCTGCTTGTGCAAAGCATCATCCAGTGCCCACAGATGGTGGGTGATGAGCTGGATGAGGCCACGCGCGAGCGCATGGAGCAGCGTGCGGAGCATCTGAGCCGGGAGATGActcggctgctgcaggagctggagcagaggagcctggagcagagcatCAGGGAGCAGAGGACTCAGGAGCAGAGTGGCGTGGCCTGGGGAGCCCTGCTGTTTTCTACCTTGCAGCACTGGCAGTTCTGGGCCATCGCTGGAGTCCTGGTCGTGCTGTTCGGGCTCTGCTGGTGGCTCAGGAAAAGGAGCCATGAGGCAGACAACAGCAGTGACGAGGAGAGCTCCAACAGCGacagggagcagctggaggaggaagaggagcaggaggatgaAGAAAGTGAAGGAGAAGATCCTGATGATGAGAGGGATCTGGGCAGGATTTTTGCAAAGCGCATCCAGTGGCCAGTGCAGAACCTGTCCTACAGGAGCCGGGtggtgcaggagctggtgggcaACCTCCTCCGTGTCTTCCAAGAACTCTTCTCAAATAGTTTCTTCCCGATGCTGCAGCCAGGCATCAGGGTGGGCAGCACCTTCGAAGGTTGGAGTCCCCATGAGGATGACGCTGTCTATTGCCTGCTCATGCCCCTGAAGCCCCCGCAAGGGCATGCCTTCCACCTGGAGATGAGCACTGCAGGCGATATGCCAGCAAAGGACTCCTGTGTCCGTGTGGAGCTGGAGTGCACCTGCGCAAGGGAGAAGCTGGTGAAGAACATGCTGTGCTTCCTCCAccactctgaggaggagctgaggagaAATCAGGGTCCCAGCCTCCTATGCACCCTCTGCACCGACTCCTACCTAGATGTGGAGAAGACTGCCTGCTGGTTCCAGAACTCTGTGAGGTCAGCCTGGGTGGTTTTGCCTCAGTCACGGCACTACCATATGAAGGTGCTGCCCTCCAGCCGTTCCTGCAAGCTGCAGCTGACAAGTGCCTCCAGGAGAACCCTCTTTGTTGAGATGATCTTTGGGGTGCAACAAGGCGACTCGGACATCTTCCTGAGCAGCCAGACTACAGAGGCCATCTTCACTCCAAACACGATGTGGCCAGAGACCTACGCTGTGGCAGAGGCAAAGTTCTTCAGCTATATAGCCAGGCAGGCCCCGCGTGACAGCTTCCACCTCAaatgcctgcagctctgcacccgCATCCTGGTGGGCACAGGCTTTTCCACCTATACCTTCAAGACTGCTATGATGCACCTCCTGATCTCTGTACCCCTGTCATGCTGGCGCAGGAGGCATTTCCTGCTGCGACTGGAGGATATCATGCGGTACCTGCACTGCTGCCTGGAGAATAAACGCCTCGACCACTTCTTCTTTGGCAATGAGAACATGCCCGAGGAGATCCTCTTGCCCCCAGCCTTCCGAATGGCTGAGCCATTCAACCTCTTCCAGCACCTGGCGCAGGATCCGGCTGCCCATGACAAGGTGCTGTGTGAATTCGATGAGCTGCAAGATCGGCTTACTAGACTGCTCTTCTACGGACACTGA
- the LOC129207244 gene encoding inositol 1,4,5-trisphosphate receptor-interacting protein-like 1, which yields MAIAKFFALLVQSIIQCPQMVGDELDEATRERMEQRAEHLSREMTRLLQELEQRSLEQSIMEQRTQEQSGVTWGALLFAALQHWQFWAIAGVLVVLFGLCWLLRKRSHEADNSSDEESSNSDREQLEEEEEQEDEESEGEDPDDERDLGRIFAKRIQWPVQNLSYRSRVVQELVGDLLRVFQELFSNSFFPMLQPGIRVGSTFEGWSPHEDDAVYCLLMPLKPPQGHAFHLEMSTAGDMPAKDSCVRVELECTCAREKLVKNMLCFLHHSEEELRRNQGPSLLCTLCTDSYLDVEKTACWFQNSVRSAWVVLPQSRHYHMKVLPSSRSCKLQLTSASRRTLFVEMIFGVQQGDSDIFLSSQTTEAIYASSTTWPESYAVAEVKFFSYIAKQAPHDSFHLKCLQLCARILVGTGFSTYTFKTAMMHLLITIPLSCWRRRHFLLRLEDIMRYPHCCLEKKHLDHFFFGNENMPEEILLPPAFRMAEPFNLFQHLAQDPAAHAKALREFDELQDRLTRLLFYGH from the coding sequence ATGGCTATCGCAAAATTCTTCGCCCTGCTTGTGCAAAGCATCATCCAGTGCCCGCAGATGGTGGGTGATGAGCTGGATGAGGCCACGCGCGAGCGCATGGAGCAGCGTGCGGAGCATCTGAGCCGGGAGATGActcggctgctgcaggagctggagcagaggagcctggagcagagcatCATGGAGCAGAGGACTCAGGAGCAGAGCGGCGTGACCTGGGGAGCCCTGCTCTTTGCTGCCTTGCAGCACTGGCAGTTCTGGGCCATTGCTGGGGTCCTGGTCGTGCTGTTCGGGCTCTGCTGGTTGCTCAGGAAAAGGAGCCATGAGGCAGACAACAGCAGTGACGAGGAGAGCTCCAACAGCGacagggagcagctggaggaggaagaggagcaggaggatgaAGAAAGTGAAGGAGAAGATCCTGATGATGAGAGGGATCTGGGCAGGATTTTTGCAAAGCGCATCCAGTGGCCAGTGCAGAACCTGTCCTACAGGAGCCGGGtggtgcaggagctggtgggcgACCTCCTCCGTGTCTTCCAAGAACTCTTCTCAAATAGTTTCTTCCCGATGCTGCAGCCAGGCATCAGGGTGGGCAGCACCTTCGAAGGTTGGAGTCCCCATGAGGATGACGCTGTCTATTGCCTGCTCATGCCCCTGAAGCCCCCGCAAGGGCATGCCTTCCACCTGGAGATGAGCACTGCAGGCGATATGCCAGCAAAGGACTCCTGTGTCCGTGTGGAGCTGGAGTGCACCTGCGCAAGGGAGAAGCTGGTGAAGAACATGCTGTGCTTCCTCCAccactctgaggaggagctgaggagaAATCAGGGTCCCAGCCTCCTATGCACCCTCTGCACCGACTCCTACCTAGATGTGGAGAAGACTGCCTGCTGGTTCCAGAACTCTGTGAGGTCAGCCTGGGTGGTTTTGCCTCAGTCGCGTCACTACCATATGAAGGTGCTGCCCTCCAGCCGCTCCTGCAAGCTGCAGCTGACAAGTGCGTCCAGGAGAACCCTCTTTGTTGAGATGATCTTTGGGGTGCAGCAAGGCGACTCGGACATCTTCCTGAGCAGCCAGACTACAGAGGCCATCTACGCCTCAAGCACGACGTGGCCAGAGAGCTACGCTGTGGCAGAGGTGAAGTTCTTCAGCTATATAGCCAAGCAGGCCCCGCATGACAGCTTCCACCTCAAATGCCTGCAGCTCTGCGCCCGCATCCTGGTGGGCACAGGCTTTTCCACCTATACCTTCAAGACTGCTATGATGCACCTCCTGATCACCATACCCCTGTCATGCTGGCGCAGGAGGCATTTCCTGCTGCGACTGGAGGATATCATGCGGTACCCGCActgctgcctggagaagaaacaccTCGACCACTTCTTCTTTGGCAATGAGAACATGCCCGAGGAGATCCTCTTGCCCCCAGCCTTCCGAATGGCTGAGCCATTCAACCTCTTCCAGCACCTGGCGCAGGATCCGGCTGCCCATGCCAAGGCGCTGCGTGAATTCGATGAGCTGCAAGATCGGCTTACTAGACTGCTCTTCTACGGACACTGA
- the LOC129207245 gene encoding inositol 1,4,5-trisphosphate receptor-interacting protein-like 1, whose amino-acid sequence MAIAKFFALLVQSIIQCPQMVGDELDEATRERMEQRAEHLSREMTRLLQELEQRSLEQSIMEQRTQEQSGVTWGALLFAALQHWQFWAIAGVLVVLFGLCWLLRKRSHEADNSSDEESSNSDREQLEEEEEQEDEESEGEDPDDERDLGRIFAKRIQWPVQNLSYRSRVVQELVGDLLRVFQELFSNSFFPMLQPGIRVGSTFEGWSPHEDDAVYCLLMPLKPPQGHAFHLEMSTAGDMPAKDSCVRVELECTCTREKLVKNMLCFLHHSEEELRRNQGPSLLCTLCTDSYLDVEKTACWFQNSVRSAWVVLPQSRHYHMKVLPSSRSCKLQLTSASRRTLFVEMIFGVQQGDSDIFLSSQTTEAIYASSTTWPESYAVAEVKFFSYIAKQAPHDSFHLKCLQLCARILVGTGFSTYTFKTAMMHLLITIPLSCWRRRHFLLRLEDIMRYPHCCLEKKHLDHFFFGNENMPEEILLPPAFRMAQPFNLFQHLAQDPAAHAKALREFDELQDRLTRLLFYGH is encoded by the coding sequence ATGGCTATCGCAAAATTCTTCGCCCTGCTTGTGCAAAGCATCATCCAGTGCCCGCAGATGGTGGGTGATGAGCTGGATGAGGCCACGCGCGAGCGCATGGAGCAGCGTGCGGAGCATCTGAGCCGGGAGATGActcggctgctgcaggagctggagcagaggagcctggagcagagcatCATGGAGCAGAGGACTCAGGAGCAGAGCGGCGTGACCTGGGGAGCCCTGCTCTTTGCTGCCTTGCAGCACTGGCAGTTCTGGGCCATTGCTGGGGTCCTGGTCGTGCTGTTCGGGCTCTGCTGGTTGCTCAGGAAAAGGAGCCATGAGGCAGACAACAGCAGTGACGAGGAGAGCTCCAACAGCGacagggagcagctggaggaggaagaggagcaggaggatgaAGAAAGTGAAGGAGAAGATCCTGATGATGAGAGGGATCTGGGCAGGATTTTTGCAAAGCGCATCCAGTGGCCAGTGCAGAACCTGTCCTACAGGAGCCGGGtggtgcaggagctggtgggcgACCTCCTCCGTGTCTTCCAAGAACTCTTCTCAAATAGTTTCTTCCCGATGCTGCAGCCAGGCATCAGGGTGGGCAGCACCTTCGAAGGTTGGAGTCCCCATGAGGATGACGCTGTCTATTGCCTGCTCATGCCCCTGAAGCCCCCGCAAGGGCATGCCTTCCACCTGGAGATGAGCACTGCAGGCGATATGCCAGCAAAGGACTCCTGTGTCCGTGTGGAGCTGGAGTGCACCTGCACAAGGGAGAAGCTGGTGAAGAACATGCTGTGCTTCCTCCAccactctgaggaggagctgaggagaAATCAGGGTCCCAGCCTCCTATGCACCCTCTGCACCGACTCCTACCTAGATGTGGAGAAGACTGCCTGCTGGTTCCAGAACTCTGTGAGGTCAGCCTGGGTGGTTTTGCCTCAGTCGCGTCACTACCATATGAAGGTGCTGCCCTCCAGCCGCTCCTGCAAGCTGCAGCTGACAAGTGCGTCCAGGAGAACCCTCTTTGTTGAGATGATCTTTGGGGTGCAGCAAGGCGACTCGGACATCTTCCTGAGCAGCCAGACTACAGAGGCCATCTACGCCTCAAGCACGACGTGGCCAGAGAGCTACGCTGTGGCAGAGGTGAAGTTCTTCAGCTATATAGCCAAGCAGGCCCCGCATGACAGCTTCCACCTCAAATGCCTGCAGCTCTGCGCCCGCATCCTGGTGGGCACAGGCTTTTCCACCTATACCTTCAAGACTGCTATGATGCACCTCCTGATCACCATACCCCTGTCATGCTGGCGCAGGAGGCATTTCCTGCTGCGACTGGAGGATATCATGCGGTACCCGCActgctgcctggagaagaaacaccTCGACCACTTCTTCTTTGGCAATGAGAACATGCCCGAGGAGATCCTCTTGCCCCCAGCCTTCCGAATGGCTCAGCCATTCAACCTCTTCCAGCACCTGGCGCAGGATCCGGCTGCCCATGCCAAGGCGCTGCGTGAATTCGATGAGCTGCAAGATCGGCTTACTAGACTGCTCTTCTACGGACACTGA
- the LOC129207243 gene encoding inositol 1,4,5-trisphosphate receptor-interacting protein-like 1 produces MAIAKFFALLVQSIIQCPQMVGDELDEATRERMEQRAEHLSREMTRLLQELEQRSLEQSIMEQRTQEQSGVTWGALLFAALQHWQFWAIAGVLVMLFGLCWLLRKRSHEADNSSDEESSNSDREQLEEEEEQEDEESEGEDPDDERDLGRIFAKRIQWPVQNLSYRSRVVQELVGDLLRVFQELFSNSFFPMLQPGIRVGSTFEGWSPHEDDAVYCLLMPLKPPQGHAFHLEMSTAGDMPAKDSCVRVELECTCAREKLVKNMLCFLHHSEEELRRNQGPSLLCTLCTDSYLDVEKTACWFQNSVRSAWVVLPQSRHYHMKVLPSSRSCKLQLTSASRRTLFVEMIFGVQQGDSDIFLSSQTTEAIYASSTTWPESYAVAEVKFFSYIAKQAPHDSFHLKCLQLCARILVGTGFSTYTFKTAMMHLLITIPLSCWRRRHFLLRLEDIMRYPHCCLEKKHLDHFFFGNENMPEEILLPPAFRMAEPFNLFQHLAQDPAAHAKALREFDELQDRLTRLLFYGH; encoded by the coding sequence ATGGCTATCGCAAAATTCTTCGCCCTGCTTGTGCAAAGCATCATCCAGTGCCCGCAGATGGTGGGTGATGAGCTGGATGAGGCCACGCGCGAGCGCATGGAGCAGCGTGCGGAGCATCTGAGCCGGGAGATGActcggctgctgcaggagctggagcagaggagcctggagcagagcatCATGGAGCAGAGGACTCAGGAGCAGAGCGGCGTGACCTGGGGAGCCCTGCTCTTTGCTGCCTTGCAGCACTGGCAGTTCTGGGCCATTGCTGGGGTCCTGGTCATGCTGTTCGGGCTCTGCTGGTTGCTCAGGAAAAGGAGCCATGAGGCAGACAACAGCAGTGACGAGGAGAGCTCCAACAGCGacagggagcagctggaggaggaagaggagcaggaggatgaAGAAAGTGAAGGAGAAGATCCTGATGATGAGAGGGATCTGGGCAGGATTTTTGCAAAGCGCATCCAGTGGCCAGTGCAGAACCTGTCCTACAGGAGCCGGGtggtgcaggagctggtgggcgACCTCCTCCGTGTCTTCCAAGAACTCTTCTCAAATAGTTTCTTCCCGATGCTGCAGCCAGGCATCAGGGTGGGCAGCACCTTCGAAGGTTGGAGTCCCCATGAGGATGACGCTGTCTATTGCCTGCTCATGCCCCTGAAGCCCCCGCAAGGGCATGCCTTCCACCTGGAGATGAGCACTGCAGGCGATATGCCAGCAAAGGACTCCTGTGTCCGTGTGGAGCTGGAGTGCACCTGCGCAAGGGAGAAGCTGGTGAAGAACATGCTGTGCTTCCTCCAccactctgaggaggagctgaggagaAATCAGGGTCCCAGCCTCCTATGCACCCTCTGCACCGACTCCTACCTAGATGTGGAGAAGACTGCCTGCTGGTTCCAGAACTCTGTGAGGTCAGCCTGGGTGGTTTTGCCTCAGTCGCGTCACTACCATATGAAGGTGCTGCCCTCCAGCCGCTCCTGCAAGCTGCAGCTGACAAGTGCGTCCAGGAGAACCCTCTTTGTTGAGATGATCTTTGGGGTGCAGCAAGGCGACTCGGACATCTTCCTGAGCAGCCAGACTACAGAGGCCATCTACGCCTCAAGCACGACGTGGCCAGAGAGCTACGCTGTGGCAGAGGTGAAGTTCTTCAGCTATATAGCCAAGCAGGCCCCGCATGACAGCTTCCACCTCAAATGCCTGCAGCTCTGCGCCCGCATCCTGGTGGGCACAGGCTTTTCCACCTATACCTTCAAGACTGCTATGATGCACCTCCTGATCACCATACCCCTGTCATGCTGGCGCAGGAGGCATTTCCTGCTGCGACTGGAGGATATCATGCGGTACCCGCActgctgcctggagaagaaacaccTCGACCACTTCTTCTTTGGCAATGAGAACATGCCCGAGGAGATCCTCTTGCCCCCAGCCTTCCGAATGGCTGAGCCATTCAACCTCTTCCAGCACCTGGCGCAGGATCCGGCTGCCCATGCCAAGGCGCTGCGTGAATTCGATGAGCTGCAAGATCGGCTTACTAGACTGCTCTTCTACGGACACTGA